A region from the Tahibacter amnicola genome encodes:
- the cysS gene encoding cysteine--tRNA ligase, whose amino-acid sequence MTFRLYNTLTRRVEEFTPQNPDRVTLYVCGPTVYNYVHIGNARPYVVFGLLARLLRRHFPNVTYARNITDVDDKINNAAREAGVPIGTITQRYAAAYREDMGRIGADAPDVEPHATDHIPQIITMCEKLIASGHAYAAESHVLFDVSSYPEYGHLSGRSLEDMIAGARVEVAPYKKNPADFVLWKPSTPDLPGWDSPWGIGRPGWHIECSAMSATHLGETIDIHAGGVDLQFPHHENEVAQSTCAHGGKVFARYWMHNGMLTMDGKKMSKSVGNTVVLHELLGLYPAEVLRYVLLKAHYRQPLDWSEGALRQARATLDGWYGVLRDLADVPVEIDHDAVPAEFETALLDDLNTPEALAIMARVADAARKAIGTDQAAAAKRDLLGCARMIGLATGEPEAWFKQGASSGVDAAAIEQLILDRNAARAAREFAKADEIRKTLADMGVTIEDGAQGTRWRVASQ is encoded by the coding sequence ATGACCTTTCGCCTGTACAACACGTTGACCCGCCGGGTCGAGGAATTCACGCCGCAGAACCCCGACCGGGTCACCCTGTATGTCTGCGGGCCGACGGTCTACAACTATGTCCACATCGGCAACGCCCGGCCGTATGTGGTATTCGGACTGCTGGCCCGCTTGCTGCGGCGCCATTTCCCGAACGTCACCTACGCCCGCAACATCACCGACGTCGACGACAAGATCAACAACGCCGCACGCGAAGCCGGCGTGCCGATCGGCACCATTACCCAGCGTTACGCCGCTGCCTATCGCGAGGACATGGGGCGGATCGGCGCCGATGCGCCCGATGTCGAGCCGCACGCGACCGATCACATCCCACAGATCATCACGATGTGCGAGAAGCTGATCGCCAGCGGCCATGCCTACGCGGCCGAGTCACACGTGCTGTTCGATGTATCGAGCTATCCGGAGTACGGTCATCTCTCCGGCCGCTCGCTGGAAGACATGATCGCCGGCGCCCGCGTCGAAGTGGCGCCGTACAAGAAGAATCCCGCGGACTTCGTACTGTGGAAGCCCTCCACACCCGACCTGCCGGGCTGGGACAGCCCCTGGGGCATCGGCCGCCCCGGCTGGCACATCGAATGCTCGGCCATGAGCGCCACTCACCTGGGCGAGACCATCGACATCCATGCCGGCGGCGTCGACCTGCAGTTCCCGCACCACGAAAACGAGGTCGCGCAGAGCACCTGCGCGCACGGCGGCAAGGTGTTTGCGCGTTACTGGATGCACAACGGCATGCTCACCATGGACGGCAAGAAGATGTCCAAATCGGTGGGCAACACGGTGGTGCTGCACGAGCTGCTGGGACTCTATCCCGCGGAAGTGCTGCGCTACGTCCTGCTCAAGGCGCATTACCGGCAGCCGCTGGACTGGTCGGAGGGCGCGCTGCGCCAGGCGCGTGCCACGCTCGACGGCTGGTATGGCGTACTCCGCGACCTGGCCGACGTCCCCGTCGAGATCGACCACGACGCCGTACCGGCCGAGTTCGAGACCGCCCTGCTCGACGATCTCAATACGCCCGAAGCACTGGCGATCATGGCGCGCGTCGCCGATGCGGCGCGCAAAGCCATCGGTACCGACCAGGCTGCCGCCGCCAAGCGCGATCTCCTCGGCTGCGCCCGGATGATCGGCCTTGCCACCGGCGAGCCCGAAGCCTGGTTCAAGCAGGGCGCCAGCAGTGGCGTCGACGCGGCGGCCATCGAACAGCTGATTCTCGATCGCAACGCCGCTCGCGCCGCCCGTGAATTCGCCAAGGCCGACGAGATCCGCAAGACGCTGGCGGACATGGGTGTCACGATCGAGGATGGCGCCCAGGGCACGCGCTGGCGGGTGGCGTCGCAATGA
- the serS gene encoding serine--tRNA ligase: MLDPALLRGQLAAVADRLTTRGFVLDTAELEALEARRKAVQVETQDLQNRRNSLSKAIGVAKGKGEDAAALMAEVGGIGDRLKQNETQLAEIQLQIATCAQRIPNLPHESVPVGADESGNVEQHRWGTPRQFDFTVKDHVELGARKGWLDGDAGAKLSGSRFTVLRGELARLHRALAQFMLNLHADEHAYLECNVPLIVNADAMQGTGQLPKFEDDLFATEIGESRRYLIPTAEVSLTNIVRDTIVEADSLPMRMTAHSMCFRAEAGSGGRDMRGMIRQHQFEKVELVSITRPGESDAEHERMTRCAERVLELLELPYRRMLLCTGDMGFAAVKTFDLEVWLPSQDTYREISSCSNCGDFQARRMLARWRNPETGKPELVHTLNGSGVAVGRALIAVMENYQQADGSIAVPAVLQPYMGGASSIA, encoded by the coding sequence GCAAGGCGGTGCAGGTGGAAACCCAGGATCTGCAGAACCGCCGCAACAGCCTGTCCAAGGCGATCGGCGTGGCCAAGGGCAAGGGCGAGGATGCCGCTGCGCTGATGGCAGAGGTGGGCGGCATCGGCGACCGGCTCAAGCAGAATGAAACCCAACTGGCCGAGATTCAGCTGCAGATCGCGACCTGCGCCCAGCGCATCCCGAACCTGCCGCACGAATCGGTGCCCGTGGGGGCGGATGAATCGGGCAATGTCGAGCAGCACCGCTGGGGTACGCCGCGGCAATTCGATTTCACCGTGAAGGATCACGTCGAGCTCGGGGCGCGCAAAGGCTGGCTGGACGGTGATGCCGGCGCGAAGCTGTCGGGCTCCCGCTTCACCGTGCTGCGCGGCGAGCTGGCGCGGCTGCATCGCGCCCTGGCCCAGTTCATGTTGAACCTGCACGCCGACGAGCATGCCTACCTGGAGTGCAACGTGCCGCTGATCGTCAATGCGGATGCGATGCAGGGTACCGGCCAGCTGCCGAAGTTCGAGGATGACCTGTTCGCCACCGAGATTGGCGAATCCCGCCGTTACCTGATTCCGACCGCCGAGGTGTCGCTGACGAACATCGTTCGCGACACCATCGTCGAGGCGGACAGCCTGCCGATGCGCATGACCGCGCACTCCATGTGCTTCCGTGCGGAAGCCGGATCGGGCGGCCGCGACATGCGCGGCATGATCCGCCAGCACCAGTTCGAGAAGGTGGAGCTGGTGAGCATCACCAGGCCGGGCGAGAGCGATGCCGAGCACGAACGCATGACCCGTTGCGCCGAACGCGTGCTGGAACTGCTGGAGCTGCCGTATCGCCGCATGCTGTTGTGCACCGGCGACATGGGTTTTGCGGCGGTGAAGACATTTGACCTGGAAGTCTGGCTGCCCTCGCAGGACACCTACCGCGAGATCTCGTCCTGCTCCAACTGCGGCGACTTCCAGGCGCGCCGCATGCTGGCCCGCTGGCGCAACCCGGAGACGGGCAAGCCCGAACTGGTGCATACGCTCAATGGTTCCGGCGTGGCCGTGGGCCGCGCCCTGATCGCCGTGATGGAGAACTACCAGCAGGCCGACGGCTCCATCGCCGTTCCCGCCGTGCTGCAGCCGTACATGGGCGGTGCATCGTCCATCGCCTGA
- a CDS encoding SufE family protein, which translates to MSETSAMAAEAAQDAIIDEFAFFADWTERYQYLIDLGRKLPEFPDAWKTDAHKVHGCQSQVWLVPSGDAGRLEFAAVSDSSIVTGLIALLLRVYSGRSADAIVSTEPRFIEAIGLAKHLSPTRSNGLAAMLQTIKQHARATLTA; encoded by the coding sequence ATGAGCGAAACCAGTGCCATGGCCGCCGAGGCAGCGCAGGACGCGATCATTGACGAATTCGCCTTTTTTGCGGACTGGACCGAACGCTACCAGTACCTGATCGACCTCGGCCGCAAGCTGCCGGAATTTCCGGATGCCTGGAAGACGGACGCCCACAAGGTGCATGGCTGTCAGTCACAGGTCTGGCTGGTACCGTCGGGCGATGCGGGGCGCCTGGAATTCGCGGCGGTCAGCGACTCATCCATCGTCACCGGCCTGATCGCCCTGTTGCTGCGCGTGTACTCCGGTCGTTCGGCCGACGCGATCGTTTCCACCGAGCCCCGTTTCATCGAGGCCATCGGGCTGGCCAAGCATTTGTCGCCGACGCGGTCGAACGGCCTTGCCGCCATGCTCCAGACCATCAAGCAGCACGCCCGCGCCACCCTCACCGCCTGA
- the folE2 gene encoding GTP cyclohydrolase FolE2, with product MRNTENTARAMPDVAQDARPHVAGALDWVGMGEIHVPVSLSLADGRSVQSGARVTAYVNLAKPDVRGIHMSRLYLHVDRSLSTEPLTPCSLRRLLKDFLDSHAELSDRAMVRIAFDYLIRRPALVSDNSGWKSYPIVLTALMDRGQFSLELGCEVVYSSTCPCSAALARQLIQEKFGQDFARGQALDYDAVVAWLGSEQGIVATPHSQRSSAEVRARLAQGFDLPIIDVIDRVEAALKTPVQTAVKRVDEQAFARLNGQNLMFCEDAARRVQQALDTDERIVDFWVRTSHFESLHPHNAVAVATKGVTGGYTGGIDAFATVGA from the coding sequence ATGCGTAACACCGAAAATACCGCCCGCGCCATGCCCGACGTCGCACAGGATGCCCGCCCCCATGTGGCCGGCGCCCTGGACTGGGTCGGCATGGGCGAGATCCACGTACCGGTGAGCCTGTCGCTGGCGGACGGGCGCAGCGTGCAGTCGGGCGCCCGGGTGACGGCCTATGTCAACCTGGCCAAGCCGGACGTGCGTGGCATCCACATGTCGCGGTTATACCTGCATGTCGACCGTTCCTTGTCGACCGAGCCGCTGACCCCGTGCTCCCTGCGGCGGCTGCTCAAAGATTTTCTCGATTCCCATGCCGAGCTTTCCGACCGCGCCATGGTGCGGATCGCGTTCGACTACCTCATCCGTCGGCCGGCGCTGGTCAGCGACAACAGCGGCTGGAAGTCGTACCCCATCGTGTTGACGGCCCTGATGGACCGCGGCCAGTTCTCGCTGGAGCTGGGTTGCGAGGTGGTGTATTCCAGTACCTGCCCCTGCTCGGCGGCGCTGGCGCGCCAGCTGATCCAGGAGAAATTCGGCCAGGACTTCGCCCGTGGCCAGGCGCTGGACTACGACGCCGTCGTCGCCTGGCTTGGCAGCGAGCAGGGGATTGTTGCCACACCGCACAGCCAGCGCAGTTCGGCCGAAGTGCGCGCCCGCCTGGCGCAGGGCTTCGACCTGCCGATCATCGACGTCATCGATCGCGTCGAAGCGGCGCTCAAGACACCGGTGCAGACGGCGGTGAAGCGCGTCGACGAGCAGGCCTTCGCCCGCTTGAATGGCCAGAACCTGATGTTCTGCGAAGATGCTGCCCGGCGCGTGCAGCAGGCGCTGGACACGGACGAACGCATCGTCGACTTCTGGGTCCGTACCTCGCACTTTGAAAGCCTGCATCCGCACAACGCGGTGGCCGTGGCCACCAAGGGCGTGACCGGCGGCTACACCGGCGGTATCGACGCCTTCGCCACCGTCGGCGCCTGA
- the dksA gene encoding RNA polymerase-binding protein DksA yields the protein MAKSTRSSAKKPAAKGKAVVSSKSATKAVAPAKNKVAAKTTAKPVKKAAPPAKVANAAKATKVAKAVKPAPPASKSVVATKSVKPAAKAPAAAAKSAKPTTSEPVTAKSAAKPAPTVSKPAPVAAPAASAPASTPKLAEHPKPAAAAGPASQPAVTSEPVKQDTTSKSTKQVITEESKKAKGKGVIAPTASEAGITMEGGRYALAATTHIDLPPGYRPSSDEEYMNPMHLAFFRNKLREWRDQLVEESKQTIDNLREEVRDIGDEAERATRETENSLELRTRDRYRKLIAKIDKALKRIEEGRYGYCEETDEDIGLERLEARPIATLCLDAQERWEHRQRQMGD from the coding sequence ATGGCGAAAAGCACGCGTAGTTCTGCGAAGAAACCTGCTGCGAAGGGGAAAGCCGTAGTCAGCAGCAAGAGCGCGACCAAAGCAGTCGCGCCGGCAAAGAACAAGGTTGCAGCCAAGACGACTGCCAAGCCCGTCAAGAAGGCGGCGCCACCGGCCAAGGTGGCAAATGCCGCGAAGGCGACGAAGGTGGCAAAGGCGGTCAAGCCGGCCCCACCGGCCAGCAAGTCAGTAGTCGCAACGAAATCGGTGAAACCGGCAGCCAAGGCTCCCGCCGCGGCAGCCAAGTCCGCCAAGCCGACGACGTCGGAACCGGTCACGGCGAAATCCGCCGCCAAGCCCGCTCCTACGGTTTCCAAGCCAGCGCCGGTCGCGGCGCCAGCAGCATCCGCACCTGCTTCGACACCCAAGTTGGCGGAGCACCCCAAGCCGGCCGCCGCAGCGGGGCCGGCCTCGCAGCCGGCGGTAACGTCGGAGCCCGTCAAACAAGACACCACCAGCAAATCGACTAAGCAAGTGATTACCGAAGAGTCCAAGAAAGCAAAAGGTAAAGGAGTGATTGCGCCGACCGCGTCCGAGGCCGGAATCACCATGGAAGGCGGCCGCTACGCTCTTGCGGCAACCACACACATTGACCTTCCGCCGGGCTACCGCCCGTCGTCGGATGAGGAGTACATGAATCCCATGCATCTTGCCTTCTTCCGCAACAAGTTGCGGGAGTGGCGGGACCAGCTGGTCGAGGAATCGAAACAGACGATCGACAACCTGCGCGAGGAAGTCCGCGACATCGGCGACGAAGCCGAGCGGGCGACCCGCGAGACCGAAAACTCCCTGGAGCTGCGTACCCGGGACCGCTATCGCAAGTTGATCGCCAAGATCGACAAGGCGCTCAAGCGGATCGAAGAAGGACGCTACGGCTACTGCGAAGAGACCGATGAGGATATCGGCCTGGAGCGTCTGGAGGCCCGTCCTATCGCCACGCTGTGCCTTGATGCGCAGGAGCGCTGGGAACACCGCCAGCGCCAGATGGGCGACTGA
- the yidD gene encoding membrane protein insertion efficiency factor YidD: MYKRLLSPLLGSRCRYHPSCSDYARVAVARHGAGRGSLLAAWRLLRCHPFSAGGIDPVPTDFTFRHRPPAAPTPENPLHEELADSERPPRQ, encoded by the coding sequence ATGTACAAGCGCTTGCTCAGTCCTCTGCTGGGCTCGCGATGCCGCTATCATCCCAGTTGCTCGGACTACGCCCGGGTCGCCGTCGCACGCCACGGGGCGGGGCGCGGCTCGCTGCTGGCGGCCTGGCGGCTGCTACGCTGTCATCCCTTCAGCGCCGGCGGTATCGATCCGGTGCCGACTGATTTTACGTTCCGTCATCGCCCACCCGCGGCCCCGACGCCAGAGAACCCTCTCCATGAAGAATTGGCTGATTCAGAACGCCCTCCTCGTCAATGA
- a CDS encoding M23 family metallopeptidase: protein MKRPVEWALALAAATSPGAWADAGVIDLPNTVQQGQLVVGHVPAGSQVKVGDRTLAAGADGVIAFGIARDAPERLVVSVSLPRGQAVEHALAVTQRSYAIERVDGLPQRTVTPDPETEKRIAEEQARVAQARQRNDPRTDFLAGFARPAEGRISGVYGSQRVNNGIPKSPHMGLDIAVPTGTPVKAPAGGVVSFADPDLVLTGGTVLVDHGHGLTSAFAHLSRIDVVVGQAVAQGEVLGAAGATGRASGPHVHWGFNWFDVRLDPQLLPATAEKAAPKGGAASGPAGRRR from the coding sequence ATGAAGCGACCGGTGGAATGGGCGCTGGCCTTGGCCGCGGCAACGTCGCCAGGCGCCTGGGCAGACGCTGGCGTCATCGATTTGCCGAACACCGTGCAACAGGGGCAGCTCGTCGTGGGCCACGTCCCCGCCGGAAGCCAGGTGAAGGTCGGCGACCGCACACTGGCCGCCGGCGCGGACGGTGTCATTGCGTTTGGCATCGCCCGCGACGCGCCGGAACGCCTGGTCGTATCCGTGTCACTGCCCCGCGGCCAAGCGGTCGAGCACGCACTCGCGGTCACGCAGCGCAGCTACGCGATCGAACGTGTCGACGGGCTGCCGCAGCGCACCGTCACGCCCGATCCGGAGACCGAGAAGCGGATCGCCGAGGAGCAGGCACGGGTTGCCCAGGCGCGCCAGCGGAACGACCCGCGGACCGACTTCCTGGCGGGATTCGCCCGGCCCGCCGAAGGCCGCATCAGCGGCGTCTACGGCAGCCAGCGCGTCAATAACGGCATACCGAAGTCGCCGCATATGGGCCTGGACATCGCCGTGCCAACCGGTACGCCCGTGAAGGCGCCGGCCGGCGGCGTCGTCAGTTTCGCCGATCCAGACCTGGTCCTGACCGGCGGCACCGTCCTGGTCGACCATGGCCATGGCCTCACCAGCGCCTTCGCGCACCTGAGCCGCATTGACGTCGTCGTCGGCCAGGCCGTGGCGCAGGGCGAGGTTCTGGGCGCCGCGGGCGCGACGGGGCGCGCCAGCGGGCCGCATGTGCACTGGGGATTCAACTGGTTCGATGTCCGGCTGGACCCACAGCTACTGCCTGCCACCGCGGAAAAAGCTGCGCCAAAGGGCGGAGCGGCTTCCGGACCGGCCGGCCGGCGTCGCTAA
- a CDS encoding dihydroorotase, whose product MKNWLIQNALLVNEGQRTVSDLRIRDGRIDTIAPGLSGRADETVVDATGLWLLPGMIDDQVHFREPGMEYKADFATESRAAVAGGITSYMEMPNSKPTTTTLDALEDKYARAAAKSVANHAFYLGATNDNLEVIRALDPKAACGIKIFMGASTGNMLVDNPDTLNAIFRDAPTIIVTHCEDTPTIEANLAAERERYGDAIPVGRHPYIRSREACIKSTRLAISLAQRHGTQLHVLHITTADELALFSPGPLQGKRITAETCMHFLHYSEEDYATLGNQIKCNPAIKSASDRDAIIAAVREGRIDVLATDHAPHTLEEKAQPYEKAPSGLPLVQFALQCALERHFDGQLSLERVVECTSHAPANLFRVKERGFLREGYWADLVLVDPRRPHRVSRDQVLSRCGWSPFEGTTFRSSITATWVNGHRAWHQGQLDDSQMGKRLEFAR is encoded by the coding sequence ATGAAGAATTGGCTGATTCAGAACGCCCTCCTCGTCAATGAAGGCCAGCGCACCGTCAGCGACCTGCGTATCCGCGACGGCCGGATCGACACGATAGCGCCGGGGCTGAGCGGACGCGCCGACGAAACGGTGGTCGACGCCACCGGATTGTGGCTGCTGCCGGGCATGATCGACGACCAGGTGCACTTTCGCGAGCCCGGCATGGAATACAAGGCCGACTTCGCCACCGAATCGCGCGCCGCCGTGGCCGGCGGCATCACCAGCTACATGGAGATGCCCAATTCCAAGCCAACCACCACCACGCTCGACGCACTTGAAGACAAATACGCCCGCGCCGCGGCGAAGTCGGTGGCCAACCACGCCTTCTACCTCGGCGCCACCAACGACAATCTCGAGGTGATCCGCGCGCTGGATCCGAAGGCCGCCTGCGGTATCAAGATCTTCATGGGCGCCTCGACCGGCAACATGCTGGTGGACAACCCCGATACGCTCAATGCGATTTTCCGGGACGCCCCGACGATCATCGTCACGCATTGCGAGGACACTCCGACCATCGAGGCCAACCTGGCTGCCGAGCGCGAACGCTACGGCGACGCGATTCCGGTCGGACGCCACCCGTACATCCGGTCGCGCGAGGCCTGCATAAAGTCCACCCGGCTGGCCATCAGCCTGGCGCAACGACACGGGACGCAACTGCATGTCCTGCACATCACGACCGCCGACGAGCTGGCCCTGTTCTCGCCGGGACCGCTGCAGGGCAAGCGCATCACCGCCGAAACCTGCATGCACTTCCTGCACTACAGCGAAGAGGACTACGCGACGCTGGGCAACCAGATCAAGTGCAACCCGGCCATCAAGTCCGCGTCTGACCGCGACGCCATCATCGCCGCCGTCCGTGAAGGCCGGATCGACGTCCTGGCCACCGACCATGCACCGCATACGCTGGAGGAGAAGGCCCAACCCTACGAGAAGGCGCCGTCCGGGCTTCCGCTCGTGCAGTTCGCGCTGCAGTGCGCGCTGGAGCGCCATTTCGACGGCCAGCTGAGCCTCGAACGGGTCGTGGAGTGCACCAGCCATGCACCGGCGAACCTGTTCCGGGTCAAGGAACGGGGCTTCCTGCGCGAAGGCTACTGGGCCGACCTCGTCCTGGTCGATCCGCGCCGCCCGCACAGGGTCAGCCGTGACCAGGTGCTGTCCCGCTGCGGCTGGTCGCCGTTTGAAGGCACCACGTTCCGTTCGTCGATCACGGCCACCTGGGTCAACGGCCATCGTGCCTGGCACCAGGGCCAGCTCGACGACAGCCAGATGGGCAAGCGGCTGGAATTCGCCCGATGA
- a CDS encoding TonB-dependent receptor plug domain-containing protein: MKSRVLTRSITLALYGGLAGMLAQSVAIAQEEKGEELEAIIVTGSRIKRAETETAQPVFALERVDLERTGLTSVADVLTDLTSNGASIGLTVNNGNTNGTSRVDLRNCGSNRTLVLVNGRRWVPELNGNVDLSSIPFAAIERIEVLKDGASSIYGTDAICGVINITMRDKFEGAQATAYVGENSHGDGRRTAYDLTMGTSNDRGSVLFNVAYTNQEPIMAGDRDISSVPLFGFPANTSSPGRASPTTPFGSFNVPDRGVLTLDPSKPGCRPNQDCTDATGLSDFRVFNFRTDGYNFTPVNYLVQPQETQSVYTQGRYDLTDNVKLRAEMLFNQRSSEAQLAAQPLSGVRLHADNVYNPFGVTVNGVTFRPTVQPRSFAVDQDTVRYGLGLEGNFGLWDRGFNWDVNYSYSNNELVQVKRGFFDATRFGLATGPSFIDAGGVARCGTAAAPIAGCVPFNLTGGQSGITPEMLAYVGVVPRNITEQQTKNYTANLSGEIVELPAGMLAFAAGLEYRKEFGYFDPDPLTQSGNVLGDNPATATRGGYNLTEGFIELAVPVLRDVTFAKSLEFSVATRHSDYSNFGTTNNPKFGFTWRPIDDLLVRGNYAEGFRAPSINELFAGQATGFPTAVDPCSRNSTIFQENADVRARCAAAGVPTNYQQSAAQVRGTSGGNPNLSPETARTKTLGLVYSPEFVEGLNVALDWYNIQIENNISARTTQQILNDCFVSNISSRCALIFRDLDGSQFGNPGEVRQVLATNQNFASGLEVEGFDFTVDYNFSTDYGDFKVNWDNAYISYYGDLHQPDRGVRNGDGDPTLGNQIGTQLNNSSAGSLWRLQSRISTTWTQGDWSATLGANYTSALKENCSLVVNTANALGQADLRNLCSNPNRVINTYSLSGANIVARPSLQPQNEIEDVWYFDAQATWQAPWKAKITAGIRNLFDKDPPVCFSCFANNYETNYRVPGRFYYVSYQQKF, encoded by the coding sequence ATGAAATCCCGCGTACTTACCCGTTCCATCACGCTGGCGCTGTACGGCGGTCTCGCCGGCATGCTGGCGCAGAGCGTTGCCATCGCCCAGGAAGAAAAGGGCGAAGAGCTCGAAGCCATCATCGTCACCGGTTCGCGCATCAAGCGCGCCGAAACCGAAACCGCCCAGCCGGTGTTCGCCCTGGAGCGCGTCGACCTGGAACGCACCGGCCTGACCTCGGTCGCTGACGTCCTGACCGACCTGACCAGCAACGGCGCATCGATCGGCCTGACCGTGAACAACGGCAACACCAACGGCACCAGCCGCGTCGACCTGCGTAACTGCGGCTCGAACCGTACGCTGGTCCTGGTCAACGGCCGTCGTTGGGTGCCGGAACTCAACGGCAACGTCGACCTCAGCAGCATCCCGTTTGCCGCGATCGAGCGCATTGAAGTCCTCAAGGACGGCGCCTCGTCGATCTACGGCACCGACGCCATCTGCGGCGTGATCAACATCACCATGCGCGACAAGTTCGAAGGCGCGCAGGCGACTGCCTACGTCGGCGAGAACTCGCACGGCGACGGCCGCCGCACCGCCTATGACCTCACCATGGGCACCAGCAACGACCGCGGCTCCGTGCTGTTCAACGTTGCTTACACCAATCAAGAGCCGATCATGGCCGGTGACCGCGACATCTCGTCGGTCCCGCTGTTCGGCTTCCCGGCGAACACCTCGTCGCCGGGCCGCGCCAGCCCGACCACCCCGTTCGGCAGCTTCAACGTGCCGGACCGCGGCGTGCTGACGCTGGATCCGAGCAAGCCGGGCTGCCGTCCGAACCAGGACTGCACCGACGCCACCGGCCTGTCGGACTTCCGCGTGTTCAACTTCCGCACCGACGGCTACAACTTCACCCCGGTGAACTACCTGGTGCAGCCGCAGGAGACGCAGTCGGTCTACACCCAGGGTCGCTACGACCTCACCGACAACGTCAAGCTCCGCGCTGAAATGCTGTTCAACCAGCGCAGCAGCGAAGCCCAGCTCGCCGCCCAGCCGCTCTCGGGCGTCCGCCTGCACGCGGACAACGTCTACAACCCGTTCGGCGTCACCGTGAACGGCGTGACCTTCCGCCCGACCGTCCAGCCGCGTTCGTTCGCGGTCGACCAGGACACCGTCCGCTACGGACTGGGCCTGGAAGGCAACTTCGGTCTGTGGGATCGCGGCTTCAACTGGGACGTGAACTACAGCTACTCGAACAACGAACTGGTGCAGGTCAAGCGTGGCTTCTTTGACGCCACCCGCTTCGGCCTGGCGACCGGCCCGTCGTTCATCGACGCTGGCGGCGTTGCCCGCTGCGGCACGGCCGCTGCGCCGATCGCCGGCTGCGTGCCGTTCAACCTGACGGGCGGCCAGTCCGGCATCACGCCGGAAATGCTCGCCTACGTCGGCGTGGTTCCGCGCAACATCACCGAACAGCAGACCAAGAACTACACGGCCAACCTGTCCGGCGAAATCGTCGAGCTGCCGGCCGGCATGCTGGCCTTCGCGGCTGGCCTGGAATACCGCAAGGAATTCGGCTACTTCGATCCGGATCCGCTGACCCAGTCGGGCAACGTGCTGGGTGACAACCCGGCCACCGCCACCCGCGGCGGTTACAACCTGACCGAAGGCTTCATCGAACTGGCGGTTCCGGTCCTGCGTGACGTGACCTTCGCCAAGTCGCTGGAATTCTCGGTGGCCACGCGTCACTCCGACTACTCCAACTTCGGCACGACCAACAACCCGAAGTTCGGCTTCACCTGGCGTCCGATTGACGACCTGCTGGTCCGCGGCAACTACGCCGAGGGCTTCCGCGCGCCGTCGATCAACGAACTGTTCGCCGGTCAGGCGACGGGCTTCCCGACCGCCGTCGACCCCTGCTCGCGCAACAGCACGATCTTCCAGGAAAATGCGGACGTCCGCGCCCGCTGCGCAGCAGCCGGCGTGCCGACCAACTACCAGCAGTCGGCGGCCCAGGTGCGTGGCACCAGCGGCGGCAACCCGAACCTGTCGCCGGAAACGGCCCGTACGAAGACCCTGGGCCTGGTCTACAGCCCGGAATTCGTCGAAGGTCTGAACGTCGCCCTGGACTGGTACAACATCCAGATCGAGAACAACATCTCGGCGCGTACCACGCAGCAGATCCTCAACGACTGCTTCGTCTCGAACATCAGCAGCCGTTGCGCCCTGATCTTCCGCGACCTGGACGGCTCGCAGTTCGGCAACCCGGGTGAAGTCCGCCAGGTGCTGGCGACCAACCAGAACTTCGCCTCTGGCCTGGAAGTGGAAGGTTTCGACTTCACCGTCGACTACAACTTCTCGACCGACTACGGCGATTTCAAGGTCAACTGGGACAACGCCTACATCTCGTACTACGGCGACCTGCACCAGCCGGACCGCGGCGTGCGTAACGGCGACGGCGACCCGACCCTGGGCAACCAGATCGGTACGCAGCTGAACAACTCCAGCGCCGGCTCGCTGTGGCGTCTGCAGTCGCGCATCTCCACGACCTGGACCCAGGGCGACTGGAGTGCGACCCTCGGCGCGAACTACACCTCCGCGCTGAAGGAAAACTGCTCGCTGGTGGTCAACACCGCCAACGCGCTGGGCCAGGCCGACCTGCGCAACCTGTGCTCCAACCCGAATCGCGTGATCAACACGTATTCGCTGTCTGGCGCCAACATCGTTGCCCGTCCGTCGCTGCAGCCGCAGAACGAGATCGAAGACGTGTGGTACTTCGACGCGCAGGCCACCTGGCAAGCGCCGTGGAAGGCCAAGATCACCGCCGGTATCCGCAACCTGTTCGACAAGGATCCGCCGGTGTGCTTCTCCTGCTTCGCGAACAACTACGAAACGAACTACCGCGTGCCGGGTCGTTTCTACTACGTGAGCTACCAGCAGAAGTTCTAA